In Pyrus communis chromosome 8, drPyrComm1.1, whole genome shotgun sequence, one genomic interval encodes:
- the LOC137741888 gene encoding eukaryotic translation initiation factor 2 subunit beta-like, which translates to MADDNQNEVKDEVVADIAPFDPTKKKKKKKVVIQDTTDDSVDKLAEKTETLTVSEGQESTFTGLKKKKKKPVETSILNEESGDPVEDLNERTGEDEEGEGIVLETPSYPWEGSDRDYTYEELLDRVFNILRENNPDLAGDRRRTVMRPPQVLREGTKKTVFVNFMDLCKTMHRQPDHVMAFLLAELGTSGSLDGQQRLVVKGRFAPKNFEGILRRYVNEYVICLGCKSPDTILSKENRLFFLRCEKCGSGRSVAPIKAGFMARVGRRNAGT; encoded by the exons ATGGCGGACGACAATCAGAATGAGGTGAAGGACGAGGTGGTAGCAGAT ATTGCTCCCTTTGATCCtactaaaaagaagaaaaagaagaaggttgTTATTCAGGATACTACTGATGATTCTGTGGACAAGTTGGCCGAGAAAACGGAAACCTTGACAG TTTCTGAGGGGCAGGAGAGTACGTTTACTGgtttgaaaaagaagaagaagaagcca GTTGAGACCAGTATCTTGAATGAAGAGAGTGGTGACCCAGTGGAAGATTTGAATG AGCGCACTGGTGAGGATGAGGAAGGAGAAGGGATTGTTCTAGAGACTCCATCATATCCTTGGGAAGGGAGTGATCGTGATTACACTTATGAAGAA CTTCTTGATAGGGTGTTTAACATTCTTCGCGAAAATAACCCTGATCTGGCTGGAGACAGGCGTAGGACAGTGATGAGGCCTCCACAAGTTCTTCGTGAGGGCACAAAGAAAACGGTTTTTGTGAATTTCATGGATCTGTGCAAGAC GATGCATAGGCAACCAGATCACGTCATGGCTTTCTTGCTTGCCGAACTGGGAACTAGTGGATCACTTGATGGACAGCAGAGGTTGGTTGTTAAGGGAAGATTTGCCCCAAAAAATTTCGAAGGAATACTGCGGCGATATGTCA ATGAATATGTCATTTGCCTTGGGTGCAAAAGTCCAGACACTATACTTTCAAAGGAGAATCGTCTCTTCTTTCTCAGATGCGAGAAG TGTGGTTCTGGACGATCAGTTGCTCCGATTAAAGCTGGTTTTATGGCTCGGGTTGGGCGAAGGAACGCCGGGACATAA